A window of the Pedobacter cryoconitis genome harbors these coding sequences:
- a CDS encoding redoxin domain-containing protein — MGLQIGDQAPDFKLFSSDLKETSLADFKGKKLVLQFFPMAFTGTCTTQLCTMRDSFGFYQGMNAEVLGISVDSPFTLAKFKEEQFYQFPLLSDFNKETSRAYQSIYEEFVYNLKGVSKRAAFVIDEEGKIIYAEVLESAGDLPDFDAIKKVVEG; from the coding sequence ATGGGATTACAAATAGGCGATCAGGCTCCGGATTTTAAATTATTCAGCTCAGATTTAAAAGAGACATCATTAGCTGACTTCAAAGGAAAGAAATTAGTATTACAGTTTTTCCCAATGGCTTTTACTGGTACATGCACTACTCAGCTTTGTACAATGAGAGATAGTTTTGGTTTTTACCAGGGAATGAATGCTGAAGTATTGGGTATTTCTGTGGATTCACCTTTTACATTAGCTAAATTTAAAGAAGAACAGTTCTATCAGTTCCCTTTATTATCAGATTTTAACAAAGAAACGTCCAGAGCTTATCAGTCAATTTATGAGGAATTCGTCTATAATTTGAAAGGTGTATCCAAAAGAGCCGCTTTTGTGATCGACGAAGAAGGAAAAATTATTTATGCTGAAGTTTTAGAATCGGCAGGTGATCTTCCTGATTTCGATGCAATTAAGAAAGTTGTAGAGGGATAG
- a CDS encoding histidine kinase, with amino-acid sequence MQRLLIVFTVLLLLSSCKSPVVYEEDPTVYQTGDNKLWAEKDFNATAWPAERGNTAQGIFWSRSPVKLIRSSVVPMGLHLEAFGAFEVYWDGILLGHNGQITQKDKPEIAGFTTSYFQIPDSLTHPGRHILALRTSQSHLNEIKRPIGIELNLYAALLRTPLIITSFMNLMAGAFLIAAVYYFFLYLNSRRKEYSILIFAVICSLFFSLLIAEYVKFYVAIPYTHFFLRLEIIGWLTFAIAMLVPLYFSIQFHFQRKKILLIILFIILITVYFIKYNHFDLTAILYSRIMWFTTLIIVLNAIIQKEKGGFIVLTGLLASAIVNQFLLYDFGLFISFTLIILCMLYLHALRARIIEDEFQSSLLLSSRLQLELIKKNIQPHFLRNTLTSLIDWVEESPKQGAEFIQALAGEFDIMNSIAEAVLIPVRQEIELCKTHLKVMQFRKEICYEWEESGIDETEYIPPALIHTLLENGITHSIPIAESLISFKLAYLSTAVYKQYTFETHALNREVSKKRNGGNGFRYIQARLTESYGDRWKFISEAIPGGWLTTIQIYDK; translated from the coding sequence ATGCAGCGCCTCTTAATTGTCTTTACCGTTTTACTATTGCTTTCTTCCTGTAAGTCTCCTGTGGTTTATGAAGAAGATCCTACTGTTTATCAGACAGGTGATAATAAATTATGGGCAGAAAAAGACTTCAATGCTACCGCATGGCCGGCTGAGAGGGGGAACACTGCTCAGGGAATCTTCTGGTCACGATCGCCAGTGAAACTGATCAGGTCTTCTGTTGTTCCAATGGGCTTACATCTTGAAGCTTTTGGTGCTTTCGAAGTCTATTGGGATGGAATATTGCTTGGTCATAATGGTCAGATCACACAGAAAGATAAGCCCGAAATAGCTGGTTTTACGACAAGTTATTTCCAGATACCCGATTCTTTAACGCATCCAGGCAGGCATATTTTAGCCCTGCGCACCTCGCAATCTCACTTAAATGAAATAAAGCGTCCTATTGGGATAGAATTAAATCTATATGCAGCACTGTTAAGAACTCCGCTGATCATTACGTCATTCATGAATTTGATGGCAGGAGCTTTCCTGATTGCGGCAGTTTACTACTTTTTCCTGTACCTTAACAGCAGGCGCAAAGAATACAGTATCCTGATTTTTGCAGTCATTTGTTCCTTATTTTTTTCTTTACTGATTGCAGAATACGTCAAATTCTATGTAGCTATACCGTATACTCATTTTTTTCTGCGGCTTGAAATTATTGGCTGGCTGACCTTTGCAATTGCTATGCTGGTGCCACTATATTTTAGTATACAATTCCATTTCCAGAGGAAAAAGATATTATTGATCATTTTATTCATTATTTTAATTACTGTGTACTTTATAAAGTATAATCATTTTGATCTGACTGCTATATTGTATAGCCGGATCATGTGGTTTACAACTTTGATCATTGTACTGAATGCCATTATTCAAAAGGAAAAAGGTGGATTTATCGTACTTACCGGTTTACTGGCCAGTGCAATAGTTAATCAATTTCTGCTTTACGATTTTGGCTTATTTATCAGCTTTACCCTGATCATTTTATGTATGCTTTATCTGCATGCTTTACGAGCCAGAATAATAGAGGATGAATTTCAATCTTCTTTACTCCTTTCTTCCAGGTTACAATTAGAGCTGATTAAAAAAAATATCCAACCCCATTTTCTCAGGAATACATTGACTTCACTGATAGACTGGGTAGAAGAATCTCCAAAACAAGGTGCTGAATTCATTCAGGCACTGGCAGGTGAATTTGACATTATGAATTCCATAGCCGAAGCCGTATTAATCCCGGTAAGACAGGAAATAGAGCTTTGTAAAACTCATCTTAAAGTGATGCAGTTCCGGAAAGAGATATGTTATGAATGGGAGGAATCCGGAATTGATGAGACAGAATATATTCCTCCTGCGCTGATACATACGCTGCTTGAAAACGGAATAACCCATAGTATTCCAATTGCCGAAAGTCTCATTTCTTTCAAATTGGCTTATTTATCTACCGCTGTTTACAAGCAATATACTTTTGAAACCCATGCACTGAACCGGGAGGTATCAAAAAAAAGAAATGGAGGCAATGGATTCCGCTATATCCAGGCCCGGTTAACAGAAAGTTATGGTGATCGCTGGAAATTCATTTCAGAAGCAATTCCAGGGGGCTGGTTAACTACGATACAGATTTACGACAAATGA
- a CDS encoding LytR/AlgR family response regulator transcription factor, translating to MMRILIIEDEARIAKRIERMTRNHFEQNIAVIAVCDSLQKGLVYLENHTIDILLLDLNLNGENGFDILESMVAGSFHTIIVSAYTDKAIDAFTYGVLDFVPKPFDQARLSMAFKRITTSGKTTESTMKYLAVKKAGNTHLIAIKDLRYIKGAGIYSELYLQDGKQELHDKSMEMLEQLLPDSFERIHKSYLISLDQAEKIIVRPGSSYSLLLKNGEILPIGRSRYKELKRKMI from the coding sequence ATGATGAGGATATTGATTATTGAAGATGAAGCAAGGATAGCTAAAAGAATCGAGCGGATGACCCGCAATCACTTTGAGCAGAATATAGCTGTTATTGCAGTTTGTGATTCCTTACAAAAAGGTTTGGTTTATCTAGAAAATCATACCATTGATATCTTATTATTAGATCTGAATTTGAATGGCGAAAATGGATTTGATATCTTAGAGTCAATGGTGGCCGGATCATTTCATACCATCATTGTTTCTGCCTATACTGATAAAGCAATCGATGCTTTTACTTATGGAGTGCTCGATTTCGTACCTAAACCTTTTGATCAGGCAAGACTATCAATGGCTTTCAAAAGAATTACTACCAGTGGAAAAACAACTGAAAGTACAATGAAATATCTGGCTGTAAAAAAAGCTGGTAATACGCATTTGATAGCCATTAAAGATTTACGGTATATCAAAGGCGCAGGAATTTATAGCGAACTGTATTTACAGGATGGCAAACAGGAGTTACACGACAAATCAATGGAGATGCTGGAGCAGCTGCTGCCAGATTCATTTGAGCGTATCCACAAATCTTATCTGATTTCTTTAGATCAGGCAGAAAAAATCATAGTACGCCCGGGAAGTAGTTATAGTCTTCTACTTAAGAATGGTGAAATACTGCCTATTGGCAGATCAAGGTACAAAGAGCTAAAACGAAAGATGATTTAA